In the Gammaproteobacteria bacterium genome, one interval contains:
- a CDS encoding MinD/ParA family protein: MPSDATSEQAEAPGQSAAQRPVRVVAVTSGKGGVGKTNVSVNLAVALAGQGKQVMLLDADLGLANIDVVLGLQPRANLSHVLSGDCSLEEVMVEGPLGVHIIPAASGISRMAKLSMAEHAGLIGAFSHLTTPLDVLVVDTPAGIADDVVSFSRAAQEVVVVVCDEPASMTDAYALIKVLSREQNIGRFHILANRVPGEADGVALFRKMAAVCGRFLDVTLDYMGAVPEDTYLRRAVQRQGAVVELYPGSQAGKAFKKLAAVADNWPRRGGSSGHLEFFLERVVRPAAAADGLWAD; this comes from the coding sequence ATGCCGAGTGATGCCACCAGCGAACAGGCCGAAGCACCCGGGCAATCCGCTGCCCAGCGTCCGGTCCGTGTTGTCGCCGTCACCAGCGGCAAGGGCGGGGTCGGCAAGACCAACGTTTCGGTCAATCTGGCGGTGGCGCTGGCCGGCCAGGGCAAACAGGTCATGCTGCTGGACGCCGACCTGGGGCTGGCCAACATCGACGTGGTCCTCGGCCTGCAGCCGCGCGCCAATCTTTCCCACGTGCTCAGCGGCGACTGCTCCCTGGAGGAGGTCATGGTCGAGGGGCCCCTGGGCGTGCACATCATCCCCGCGGCCTCGGGCATCTCGCGCATGGCCAAGCTGTCGATGGCCGAGCACGCGGGCCTGATCGGCGCCTTCAGCCATCTGACCACGCCGCTGGACGTGCTGGTGGTCGACACCCCCGCCGGGATCGCGGACGACGTGGTCAGTTTCAGCCGCGCGGCCCAGGAGGTCGTGGTGGTGGTATGCGACGAGCCGGCCTCGATGACCGACGCCTATGCGCTGATCAAGGTACTGAGCCGGGAACAGAACATCGGGCGCTTCCACATCCTGGCCAACCGGGTCCCGGGCGAGGCGGACGGCGTCGCCCTGTTCCGCAAGATGGCGGCGGTATGCGGCCGGTTCCTGGACGTGACCCTGGATTACATGGGGGCGGTCCCGGAGGACACGTACCTGCGCCGTGCCGTACAGCGTCAGGGCGCGGTGGTGGAGCTTTATCCCGGCAGTCAGGCGGGCAAGGCATTTAAGAAATTGGCGGCAGTGGCCGATAACTGGCCTAGACGCGGCGGATCAAGCGGTCACCTCGAGTTTTTCCTCGAGCGCGTGGTCCGGCCGGCGGCTGCAGCCGACGGTTTATGGGCGGATTGA
- the flhF gene encoding flagellar biosynthesis protein FlhF — MKIKRFVAQDMRQALRLVRESMGQDAVILSSQRLPEGIELVAAADFDAELVSEIARKVEPVVAPPAAPRASEQPQPPAAAPQPAAAVVAAAIAEQQNPEGQSLSELQQELQSMRGLLEGHLARIAWGEFNRQHPQQAELVRKFKRMGIDVGVARQIAAGIPVLDNPRLAWRTALHGLARRMRFADDRIAKQGGIYALVGPTGVGKTTTLAKLAARHIIHHGRKQIALVSMDDYRIGAQSQLATYGQLLGVPTYHAGDVNELRRLLPGLGTKRLILIDTPGMSPRDGRLLSDLAGLAAIPRLDICLVLAANAERDVLRRALQSFSQAPLYGVILSKLDEAESLGGALSCLIGARLPLAYLGTGQRVAEDLEPAQAHGLIERAVSLVEHQAVSSTRSPQPRTKKMRMQQNAYAE; from the coding sequence ATGAAGATCAAACGGTTTGTGGCACAGGACATGCGGCAGGCGTTGCGCCTGGTGCGGGAGTCCATGGGGCAGGATGCCGTGATTCTGTCCAGCCAGCGTTTGCCGGAAGGCATCGAGCTGGTGGCGGCGGCCGACTTCGATGCCGAACTGGTCAGCGAGATCGCGCGCAAGGTGGAGCCGGTGGTGGCACCGCCGGCCGCGCCCCGGGCGAGCGAACAACCGCAGCCACCCGCAGCGGCACCGCAGCCGGCGGCAGCCGTGGTCGCCGCCGCGATAGCGGAGCAGCAAAATCCCGAAGGGCAGTCGCTGAGCGAACTGCAACAGGAACTGCAGTCCATGCGCGGCCTGCTGGAAGGACATCTCGCGCGCATCGCCTGGGGCGAGTTCAATCGCCAGCATCCCCAGCAGGCGGAGCTGGTGCGCAAGTTCAAGCGCATGGGCATCGACGTCGGCGTCGCGCGCCAGATCGCCGCCGGCATTCCGGTGCTGGACAACCCGAGGCTGGCCTGGCGCACCGCATTGCATGGCCTGGCACGGCGCATGCGTTTCGCCGACGACCGCATCGCCAAGCAGGGCGGCATCTACGCCCTGGTGGGTCCCACCGGGGTGGGCAAGACCACCACGCTGGCCAAGCTCGCGGCACGCCACATCATCCACCACGGACGCAAGCAGATCGCGCTGGTTTCGATGGACGACTATCGCATCGGCGCGCAGTCCCAGCTGGCCACCTACGGTCAGCTGCTGGGCGTGCCGACCTATCACGCCGGCGACGTCAACGAACTGCGCCGGCTGCTGCCGGGGCTGGGAACCAAGCGCCTGATCCTGATCGACACCCCCGGCATGTCCCCCCGCGACGGCCGGCTGCTGTCCGACCTGGCGGGGCTGGCGGCGATTCCCCGACTGGATATCTGCCTGGTGCTGGCCGCCAACGCCGAACGCGATGTGTTGCGCCGGGCCCTGCAGAGCTTCAGCCAGGCGCCGCTGTATGGCGTGATCCTGAGCAAGCTGGACGAGGCGGAATCCCTGGGCGGGGCGCTGTCGTGTCTGATCGGTGCACGCCTGCCGCTGGCCTATCTGGGCACCGGCCAGCGCGTGGCGGAGGATCTGGAGCCCGCACAGGCACATGGCCTGATCGAGAGGGCGGTTTCGCTGGTCGAGCACCAGGCCGTCAGCAGTACGCGCAGCCCGCAACCACGAACCAAGAAGATGAGGATGCAACAGAATGCTTATGCCGAGTGA